One Apteryx mantelli isolate bAptMan1 chromosome 17, bAptMan1.hap1, whole genome shotgun sequence genomic window, TGCAGGAACACACTTAGGCAAATTGAGCAGAAACATATCTGGACCCATGCAGGAAACCACAGCGTGCATCTCCACGCACAAAGAGACACCAGCGCAGCTGAAGCAATCTTCACCAAGCAACAGACAAGAGTGCTCAATGTTTCTGGCAATGTTACAAAAGTCAAATTCTGCTCCAAACGATTAGAATTTATATTTCTTATATAACATTCCATCTCTGCATCAAATACCACTCTTCACTGACTCAAACTACCTGCCTTGGATGGGAGAAACATTCAGAAAATAGATTCCAAGCAATCTCTTTTACAGTGCCTGTTAATTCCCAAGGAACAGAGCTCATAAGCAAGGGAACTATAAAGCGTTGGCTGGTTTGCTGTTAtcacattttgttgttgttgttgatggcTAAAAAGTGCAAGGCAGGTATTTAATTCATAAAATCTATTCTGTAGTGTATGGAATCCACCGTGTTCTATGCCAGGTACACAATAAATATTAATCTTTTGCTTTTAGGCATCAAGAGTACATTATTTTAATTACAGCTTATACTGAGTTGCATTCAGTTAGCTATTTGCTTGACACGGGACATTTTAAGCTGAATAGCTGACCATGCAAGCACAACAGacttaagaaaaacccttcctGCTAAACTTCAAATGATATCTGGATCAAATGCCTcttaatacagaaataaaatttttatgAGTGTGAGCAAAGAGCAGTAGAGACACAATTTGCTTAGGTTCAACCCAAAGTTCCTGCAGTTTGACACATGACATTGGCAGTGACAGTATGGTCAGCTTTCTATGCTCCAGGGTTTGATTTTCTGTGAAACAAATCTTGCTCGTATCAGCCATTCTTTCAGCAGGATTTCATGTCCCATCATTCCTGTGATCCAGAGTTTGACCTGATGACCCCTGGGGAGTGAGATCCTCTCCCAACCATCTCTTGTCCCCATTCTCTGTGACTAGACTCCTGTAAGCCACGACCTTTTGTTTCAATGGGCAAGAAGCAGGAAGCCACAGCTGCCAGCAGGCAACATCCACTGTAAACCACCAGCGTTAAATAGACAGAAGATTCCAGCATCACCTGCAGAAGAAGAAGGACAGAGAATACAAAAGAGTACCCTTGAGTCTAtcatggaaaaaaacacaaatactaATGTAGTGGTAGAAATTTTAATTACAgtattggaaaaaatatttaacatcCACTGCtgcatactttttttcccccctcaaagaTTACGCATAGCTATTAAACACTAACAAAATATCCTGGATTACAGGTGCCATCAGATGCTGTTGCCCTTTTGTGTTAGACAAGATTTAAGGAAGCAGAGACATTCAGGTGTCCTTGAAGGAGCCAGTGTCCGCGTGAGGCATTTCTGGCTCCTTCTCTGTTGCAGATCACCATATAGTCTCTTCCTAAAGAGTTACACAAAAGTAATTTTCTATCAGTGCAGCAAGCGCTTCCTTAATCTGAATTGTGCTGTTCCCTCGGCCTAAGACCTCCTTCTTCCTTAGTGCAATTTACCTTTGCATTGTTTTTCACAATATCCTTTCCTGTCAGCAATATTTTTGACTGATTTACAAAATTCAGGAATTCACAAATTTTCCACCTAGCCTTCTGCAGAGCCACTGCTTCTGAGAAAGGCTTCCAagtcctgtccctgcagagcctgACTCCCCCAAACTTCCTGTCTAGCTCTTTCTGCCTACCCTTAAGGTTTTTAGCCCTCAGGACCTTGGCCTGGGATCTCAAGAAAAACACTGCACTGCACCACCCACAGAAACCCCTGCCTTCCGCAAATTCCATCTCCAGGTGGGTGGCCTCCAGGGTGTCCTTAATTCCCCCGAGCTGCCTGCTTCTTGATCAGACATCCCCCACTATACGGCCTCTGGACTAAGAGGTAAATTCAGAGACAAGCCTGAACTCTCTTCAAGGGAGAGCTCATTTTGTGACAGGCACCAACATCCCTCTTTCAATCTCTCCCCTTACAGCAGAAAGGCTGTAACCTTCCATCACCTTCCTGCACCAACAGTCTCCAGAGGAGAAGGGGTTTTACCTGTGCAATGAACGGGGTTATCAGGGCTCCCACTCTGGCCATTCCACTGCAAGTTCCCAGGCCCAAAGCACGAGTGGCTGTCGGATAAACCTGTGAACAAAACATCAGCCCATCAATCCTAGTGGAcagctctctcttcttccctccagTCTCCTAAATCAATGGAAATTACTGAGTGGTACTAGAGAAAATTCTGCTAGACAATTAGAATGAGATCATGAACTTATATCCAGGGTTAGGTCCATTGTGAAGAAGTCATAAAAAATGACTTTCCCACCATGTTCTCACTCCCCTTAAATAATCCCATTACAAAAACAACCTCCTTACCTCAGGAGTGTAAACATAAGCAGCCTGAAATCCTCCTGAAATAAAAGCTCTTGCAATgaagagcagcacagtaagaaCATTTCTGTGAGAATAAAAAGGAGAGCAGTGTTTGGGATTGTTCTGTACAATCTGTTTGTTTAACTTGGAGGCAAGTGCAATAAGAAAGCTAAATTTTGTTAGAGAGagtccttttgttttttaatgaacacTTTGTATTTTTTCTGGACCTTTAATATAACAATGATGCCAAACAATCTGCATTCCCACAAACACATCAGTTTTCTAAGTGCATTCATTCTAACTGACAGCTGTAGCCCACTGAAATAAACAGCACATGCCTAAGATATGAGTGGTGCTAGCAAAAAAATAGCATACATTGGAAAGCAATCAGATTGCATGTTTCCTGTTTACAAGACATGAAGCTAGGTATCACCTAAACATTTGTAGCTTTGTAAGGTTTCCTATTATTTATATAGTGCCTGAAAAGGTTCAATTCAGAGAGCTCTCCACCGGCTATCATGTCATTTCCTTGTTCTTCTGTCCCAAAGTACAAACATCATTGCATCATTGCATGTGTCACTAAGGCCATAGGCAGTTGGAGACAGACTCccagaactcagctggaaatCTGGTACCTTTATGAttcaagggcagagctgccaaCAGACTTGCCCTTTGGAAAATATGCATGAAAGGCAGGAGGTACTGAAGAATACAAAAATGTGAACCCAAGTTCTTTTGAAAGTCATGCCCCACATATCTGCAATGCCAACACCAAGTTCCACCAGTTGTGCTGTATACAACCTCTAGGTTGTGTGAGTCTTCTAGACAAAGACTTCTGCCTCACCAGTCTGTGCCTACTGCTTCTCATGTAATTGCGTCTCAGCGCTTAGACCACTCATGGCAACAAGTGAAGCAACCGAGCAGCTGAATGGGAGGCAGAGATAGGACTTGGCTGCGAAGCATTACCTTGGTGATTATTATACAGTCAGCCTGAGGAAAGCCTAGGTAATGAATGGCAGAGACAGCAGTACATGAACCAGTTACTTAGGCTCATCACATAAGATAAGATTTAAAAATTGTCCAGGGGCTACTCCCTACTCATATGTAAGCTCTTATTTTCCCCTCTGGATTGTTCTTTATGCAAAATTATAGAACAGACAGGATTTCTAAtctgtttcttttaatttctttacAAACTCTGGTGAGAAAACCTTTATCCTTTATTCTTTTCCCAATAGAACATGACCAGCTACTGGCTTTTCAAACCACCACGTTCAGTCCTCCTGCCACAATCAAGAGAGAACATGGACCAATCAGTATCAGTTTTTAATTGTCTTTGACTTACCTTCCAACacagagaaacagcagaagaCTGCAAAATGAGAAGACCAAAAAGGACAGGGCCATGGTTTTCTTGCGGCCTATCCGATCAATAATCCAGAGTGTTACTAACACACCTGTAGAAGGAGACAAATTGACTATTGGGAATCAAGCACAGGTGGAGGCTGCAGCAGCTAGCTTTTAACACAGGCTGTGTTGTTTAGATTTCAAATTTTGTTCTCTCCTTCTTTAAAATACTTCACTGGCAGAGGCATTAGGCAGGGGTGTAGGATGAACTGGCCTAGCCACTGATATCGTGAGCAAAACAAGCTCTGCATCCCAGCCAATGAGTCTTGCTCCATATTCACTGCCCCAGTGGTTCATTCATCCACACGCCTGCACCCTTAGGGGCTACATCCTAATGGAGGAGCGAGAAATCAACTCTGACTTTTGTTGTACTGATTGTTGCACTGGTTACTCAGCCTAACTGCTAAAAATGTCTGCCTTATGTCTCATTGGAATACCTTTTGTTCAACTTCCAGCCATTGTTCCTTGCTAATCTTTTTACTACTAGATTTAAGAGTTCTTTAGAACATAGTATTTTCTTCCCACTAAGTTATTTATATGCTGTCACCAAGTCACCTCTCACCTGGTCTTTGATAAACCAAATAGATCACACTCTTTAAGTCTCACAATGTGAAGTATTTTCTCTTCTGCCATTTCCGGATCCTTTTAAAAGTGGAGGCACAGCAAGCATGGGGATTATTCAAGTATCTGTATTGCCAGTGTCATATTCAGAGGTATTACTATTAGTAATAGGTAATTAGGTACTACTATTACTAATAGTAACAGAGGTTACTATTCCTTGCTTACCTTGGTATGTCTCAGGATCAAAGCAATCCTTTCAGCTATAGCATCAGTCCAAGAGTATATACTATCTTTTTTGTCCACTGTACTTTTACATCCTTCCAGAATGACTGTTATGCAGGATAGTTCTCACATTAAGTAGGAACTGTGTGTATGACAGTCATAGCCTTACAACTTTTCACCTATTAAATGGCTTCTCTTTGAGCATTTGTCCCTGAAAGTAGAATCCAGAGCAGTGAAAATATCCTGAACACTGCCTCACAGTATTGATTTCAAACAGATTAATACTCAGGGATCATCTTCTATATCTGAAGAAACAATGGTTATTATATACTAATTATCTTGCTTGTCCTGTGTCCTACTGTTCATTGAAATTCAGTGAATTTGACTGAAAGTCATGGCTCTGGTTGCTGGGGATACACAGAGCTTTAGGAAGCAAGTCCTCCATTGATTCACTATACCCAGGATCCTTTTAAAATAGTTCTGGAAAGTCATTTATAGATAAAAGTTCAAGTGATTCTGCCCCTTTGATTTAATTGTTACTCTTCCTCTGAAAGCCTGACATGTTGCTTGGATAGAAGCCATGGTCAGATGGGCCATTATAGCTCCATAAAACAATTACCAGTGATTTTATCTGTAGGGATCACATGGGCAGTGAAGAGAGCTACAGCTACTGTGTGTTGGGGCTTGCCAGATGTATTGGAACTCATCTGTCAAGCAGTCCAAGCAAGAAGCCCCAAAGCTGCAGGAAATACATTGGCATTAGGACAGACAGGTGAGCACATTTCATTGCCTGTACCAGTGCCCATTCCAATCACCCTGAGCTACTGGCAATGAAGCACTGGTGCTTCTTATTGCCACTTACCTGGGAACTCTGACAGGGTTGTCCAGAGCAGATCAGTGTAATCTTCCTCTGTCAGATACTCACAGGTCAGGCTGCACTTTGCTTTAACTGCTTTCCTTCTACTGGAAactatgagagaaaaaaaaaaaaagtaaacgtATTTTGAATAATGTCttctctgctcaccttcctctactcctgctgtgcttttgttagTCTTGCTGCTGAAACTGATAGAACAGATGTACTGAaaagactctgctgcacagcaggTATGTTCTACCTCAAAGACAGAGTTGGAGCTGAGCAGTTTATAAATGGTCTTTCTTGTGGCTGGACCTGTGCAACCATCCTTATCAGAATGAAAACTTATATTTTCTTATCAGCTGTATAAGCTTAGCTGTTTTTCAGTCCAGGGCTATAATGACAGTGAGCAGAATTACCGTCTACAATTCAGTTTCTCCCTACATAAATGGGGATACTAACACTTAATCTACACTTCAAGAGGACTGAACAATACTGTTTCTTTGTAAatacaagtatttttaaagaatgcATGCCCCTTTGGGGAGGCTAACCAGAGTTAGACCTCTAAATAGCTATGACTTGTATAGGCTCTGGATCTGTGTCTTCTCCCAGTATTACCCAtcttctttccataattttccaaCTGCCAGACAGTTTTCACTAATCACAAGTGTTCTGAATACATCCATGCCTCCCCTAGGGAATCAAACTTTTTAAGCCTCTTCTTGATGCAATCAAAGCACTTTTTGAACACAAAAACCTGCAACAGAAATGATGCTGGTTTCCCAGCTTTATCTTTTCTCTCAGCAGGTATTCACATCTTGAGAACCTGGgagctccccagcagcagcagttctCTCTATTTCAGAACTAATTAGGCCTGTCGAATATGGAAACTTACATTTATTCAATCACCCTTTTCTACACTTTCTTGCAGGCTTCCTTTGAAGGTTGCCTTGCTGTTTTACAATTTGGACTCAGAGACACTGCAGGACCTCTCTGCATTGTGCAGGAAACAAGGAACAATGAATGAATAATGTTTATAATAAGCAACCTTTTAAATGGATGTCTTAAAATTTGCACTGGCAGCCACAGTCTTTTCCAAACTATCAGCAGAAGGTGATCCAATAAAAGACATCCCATCACTTAACAAGgcatatttaaaaagaagaggTGGACTAGTACTCACTGCTGCAGACATCCCCGGCTTGGAAGAACTCTGTAGTTAATAAAACTAACCCATAATATGAAAAGGCATTGGAAAACCTGCAAGGAAGAAAATGAGAGAGGACGTCTCAGCTGGACAAACCTATCATAAAAAACATGAATCAAAACTGAACCCACTGTCTTAGGACTTTCACTAAATGCTACCTCAAAGCTATTTCCTATTagcatttagaaaatgaaaaggcAATTGGACTTAGAATGTTAGCGATTGGGTGGTTAAATAAATTACAAATCAATACAGGTTTGGGGTTCTTTTGAGGAGGAAGTTACTGTATTTCAGTGATACTGTAAAGCACCTCCATTAAAAGCCATTTAGAACTGTGCTGGCACTGAGCCATTTATATCTTCTCTTACCATATAAACCAGAGTAACAATGTGGTCCATCTAAAATGGGGTGTAAAAAGGTCCCTCATTTTTCCTCGGTCTTCCTGTTGGAAAAAAACGGAAATCAGATCAGGGCACTGACTTGTCTTGGATCAGAGGAAGCAGGGTGGCGTGGGATAATACACAGTACTGTGTACTATAGTTCAGGACAAGTGTTCAGTCTCAGCTCAGGGCTCTTCAGGTTGTAGAAGCCATACTGGAGCCGGAATCCAAGTAAAGAATTACTCTGCCAAGGCGAATTCTCTAGGACCATAAAGTTATCAAAAACAGTTCATGCACAGGGCAACCTACACCTTCACAAAGAAGGTGAGAATCTGTCAAAACAAGCAAGGGCTGGAAAAACATAGAGCAAAACTTTGGCAGTCCATGGCTGGCGTGAGATTCATGTGGCTCACAGCCAGCTCCTGTAAATTAGAGCAGCCCCTTAGGGTCTCTGATTTATGGTAAGGTGAGAAACTGCAGGCCGTCCCCCTTCAAGCAGACCCCTCTTAAAGTGAGTGGTTCTTAGATAAAGAGAGTGGCTGGCTCAGCCCATAAACTTGTGGTTAAGGAAAAGTGCTTTCCCACCCCaccctgaaaagaaaatctttcaaaaCTTGCAGAGCAATCCTGCACAGCCCATCAAAATCACCCTGACTGAACCAAGCATTTGTGAAAAGCACAAGAGCTCCAGCCCTCAGTGATCCAGACCTTAGAAAATCAAACCTGCATCTCTGATCAGTAAAGGTGCTGTCCTTATCCACAGGCCCCTGCCTAGCTCTATACTTCTGCTGGTGTGCAGGCGCCCCTCTGCTGTCCCTGCTTGCTGACTAACCTTTTTACTCTCTTTTCTTAGAAAAGTTTGCTTTGTTCTGTAAATGCACAGCTGCTTTATATGTTGACAGGGATGCTGAAAAGCTGGCCACAAAAAGCTAAAACGAAAAGAAGCCCAATGCACTGATCTGTTAGATTCACACAGTAACATGCAGCTCAGAAGAACCTGAACTTTTCCATGTATTGAGAGTGAACAGGAGTTTGTAGCATTTCCACTCTAGAAAATCAGAACTGGACTCAAACTAAAGATATTCAACTAAAGAGTCAAATTCCACATTATCTCCATCTTCTGTAGTCTCAAGTTTGGATTTTCTTTAATGGTAGGGCCTTAAAGTGAACTTAAATAACACTAATGCCCACTTTAAAGGTCCTTTTGACTTTCAGAGCTCTTCATGTAAATAAAAATGAGACTGTTTAAGTATATACGATAATCTATCAATTTTATTATTGGTTGAAATACTAAACTTAATGTTGATTTGCttataaaaatacatatgaatGTAGAACAGTTTCCATTATATCCCACATTATTAATATGTCTGTTACCTGTACATACCTGTCTGGAAATAATTAATTTTCCCAAAGGCATTGGAGCGCCGTTTTCTGTTGCTATCCGCTTTAAAGTGGCAATCGCTTTTTCTTGATTTCCAGATAATACGTCATACCTGGCGCTTTCTGGCAGCCACTAAGAGAGTAAAGCAGATCAGATGCACAGTGTTGTCAAAAGCACAGCAATAAACAAACTGGGGCCTTTCTCTGTGGGCTTACAGAGGGTAATCTCATTGACTCCAGCAGACACACGAAAAAGGATTACAGAACCAATCTTAAATGATTCAGAGAGCTATCTTTCCGCCAAGTGTCAAAATCGTCATTAGGCTTTAAGAAACTGCAATTTTCGCCATAAAGTCAAAGCTCCAGTTCAAAATCTTCCCTTCTGTTACCTCATTTTTATTCCTGAGAGGTTCAAGGATATTGAACTCAGAGAAGACTGAGTGATACTATCTAAGAGTGCACTGAAGCTTAGGTTTCATTCATATATGGCCTTATTTAAGAATCTGACCTGCATTATGCAGCTCTTGCCCATGACTTGGAGggattttttaaatgaacagtacTAGCGCCCTGTTAAAGCAACagcatttttatcattatttcagATGTACCAAAAAAGATACCAACAGAAAGCTCAAAGCTGTCACACTTCCCTTCAGCCAGGTTACACAATAGTAGAGAAATGATCATACATTCATCTTCAGAAGAATACTTACAAAACATAAGACAGCAAAGAGCAAAAGTGGGAGGGCAGAAAGAATGAGAAGCCATCGCCAGCCAAGAGTGGGCATCACCAGCACTGCTAGGAGGACTTCAAACACAGTCCCAATGGCCCAGAAGACCtgccaaagggaaaagaaacagtCACAAATGGGAATAAGACTGCTGAGCTGCATGAGTCATTACAGCATGGAGTAGGAAGGGGAAAAGGCAAAACTGTATTAATGACTCCTTCTTTGTGACATTCCAAAACGTGTTCTCCAGAGACAGTCGGAGAGACAAATGCCGGAGACATTTCAAATATGTCTCCGGCGTATGTGCTAAAGGCACCACTGTATGCAAACAGAAACCCAGACGCTTTAGAAGGGTTTGTACTCACGTGGCAGGAGCTCAGTTTTGAAAACCTAGCATCGACTGTCTCTAGACACTCATATTTAACTGTAGGTAGTTTTTCATAAGGAATAGGCTCATCAGAGGGTTTTCTTAAGCAAAATGACTATTAAAACCTGTCTACGGGTATAATTCCCAGGTACTGTGGCAAGATTTatggtggatttttttccttaccaAAACGAGGCTACCAAAGTCTCAGAGCTCGGCCCACAGATGAAAGAAGGAATTGATACCTTCTTAGCAAATAGTGGAGCTGGCACCCTGTTGCATATCCCATCTACGCAGCATTATTCCCCTTTGCATTAGATATCTGCACAAGGACtagtttccttttcctgttagctCACTATTTAACACG contains:
- the SVOP gene encoding synaptic vesicle 2-related protein; this translates as MEDDLFQLRQLPVVKFRRTGESSRSDEDAISGEHEIQIEGVRTELEAIELEDGAAVPKEFANPTDDTFMVEDAVEAIGFGKFQWKLSVITGLAWMADAMEMMILSILAPQLHCEWRLPSWQVALLTSVVFVGMMSSSTLWGNISDQYGRKTGLKISVLWTLYYGILSGFAPVYSWILVLRGLVGFGIGGVPQSVTLYAEFLPMKARAKCILLIEVFWAIGTVFEVLLAVLVMPTLGWRWLLILSALPLLLFAVLCFWLPESARYDVLSGNQEKAIATLKRIATENGAPMPLGKLIISRQEDRGKMRDLFTPHFRWTTLLLWFIWFSNAFSYYGLVLLTTEFFQAGDVCSISSRRKAVKAKCSLTCEYLTEEDYTDLLWTTLSEFPGVLVTLWIIDRIGRKKTMALSFLVFSFCSLLLFLCVGRNVLTVLLFIARAFISGGFQAAYVYTPEVYPTATRALGLGTCSGMARVGALITPFIAQVMLESSVYLTLVVYSGCCLLAAVASCFLPIETKGRGLQESSHREWGQEMVGRGSHSPGVIRSNSGSQE